The following nucleotide sequence is from Pirellulales bacterium.
CGATCTGGATCTGCACACGCGGTTGTTCCGTTATCCGTTGAGCTATCTCGTCTATAGCGAGCCGATGAAGCAGTTGCCACCGGCGGTCAAGGAACATTTCTATCGTGGCTTGGGGCGCGTGCTGGCGGGAGAAGATCGCGATCCCAAGTACGCCAGGCTTGATGGCGATACTCGCCGGGCGATCCATGAGATTCTGTTGGCGACCAGCGAGGACTATCGCGCCTTGAGCGGCCGGTAAATTGCGTGGCGCGGCCGTAGCTCGGTTGGGACTCGACAGTGTCGGCATTGGCGCTTGCGCGCATTTCCCCGTATTCCATGGGCTATCCCATTTTGCGCCGCCCATGCGCGCCCGTATCCTGTAGAGGCCGAAAGGGAAAGCCACGCAGGACCGGACGCGGGGAAACCAGTTGAACCACGATCGCGCAGCCGACGCACGCCGCAAAATGAAATGGTGGGGGTGGGGAGCGCCAGAACACCGCTACCCGCTGACCCACATGCCCGGCGCATTGGAATATCTGCGGCGCCGATTGGGGATCGAAGCGCTACGCGAGTTCGAACCGCCGGCGATCGAGGCGGCGCAGATGCCGGCCAGTCAGGCCAGCCCCGACCTGATTCGAAAGCTGTCGGCACTTGTGGGAGCGGAACACTGCCGCACCGGTCATCGCGAGCGCGTGCTGCACTCGGTCGGCAAGGGCTACAAAGATCTGATTCGACTACGCTCGCTGAGATTGCCGCTGGCGACCGATGCGGTGGTGTATCCGCAAACCGCGGAGCAGGTGGCCGATATCTTGGCGTTGTGTCGAGCGGAACGAGTGGCCGTGATCCCCTTTGGTGGTGGTTCGTGCGTCGTCAGCGGACTCGACGCCGAACGCGGAAATCAGCATGCCGTCATCTCGCTCGATCTGGCGTTTCTTAATCGCCTGTTGACGATCGACGAATCGTCGCTGACCGCCACCCTGGAGGCCGGTTGTTTTGGGCCAGAGCTGGAGGCCGCGCTCCGCGAACGTGGATTCACGCTCGGGCATTTCCCGCAATCGTTTGAATACTCCACGCTGGGGGGCTGGATCGCCATGCGATCCAGTGGGCAGAACTCACTGGGCTATGGCGGCATCGACCGCCTGGTCGAAAGCATCGTCGCCGTAACGCCGATTGGCGAGATCCGCACCCTCTCGGTACCGCGCCGCGCGGATGGGCCCGATGTGAATCAGGTGCTGCTTGGCTCCGAAGGGACGCTAGGGGTCATCACGGCCGCCACGGTGAAGATTCGGAGGCTACCTAAGGCGCGCGATTATTTCATGTTCGTTTTCAAGAGCTTTACCAGCGCGATCGACGCGTGCCGCGAGTTGGTTCAGGCCGGCGGCAGACCGGCGCTACTGCGCATCTCTGACGAGGAAGAGACGCAAGGCACATTGGCGATGGGGCAAACCGCGGCGTCGGGCATGAAGCAAGTAAAACGCCGAGCGGCGCAGTGGCTGCTGGAGCAGCGAGGTTTTCGGCCCCCCGCGCTATGCACCGTGCTGGTGGGACTGGAAGGTGAGACCGACGCCATCGCCATCGAGCGGCGACAGATTCGACGCCATTTGCAGCAGCGTGGCGGTTTCTACCTAGGCAAGTCGCCGGGCGAGCGCTGGCTGGCGTCGCGCTTCGAGCTGCCGTACCTGCGCGACGAACTGATTTACAACGACCTGTTAATCGACACCTTGGAGACGGCCACGACGTGGTCGCAGTTGCATCTGGTTTATGATGCGGTGCGCAAGGCGATTAGCGAAGCTGCCATGGCGCAAGGACATCCGCTGATGGTGTATTGCCATGTCTCGCATTTTTACCCAGATGGCGCATCGCTCTACTTCACACTGTTAGGGCGGCAAGACAGCGCCGACCCCATCGCGCAATGGCTGCGAATCAAGACGGCGGCGAACGAAGCGATCCGCCGACACGGCGCCGCCATCAGCCACCATCACGGCGTGGGCCTGGATCACCGCGAGCACACTGGCCGCGGCGAAGTGGAGCAGGCGATGCTCGCGCAGCTTAAACGGACACTGGACCCCGACGACATCATGAATCCGGGCAAGCTGCTGTGAACGACCGGCGACAACGCATCTTCGATTTGTGGCCCAGCCATGAGTACGATGTGCTGGTCGTCGGCGGAGGGATCACGGGCGCCGGCATCGCGCGCGACGCCGCGCTGCGCGGGCTGCGCTGCGCTGTGATCGACAAAGGAGATTTCGCGTCGGGGACCAGTTCGAAATCGGGCAAGTTGGTGCATGGCGGCGCTCGCTATCTCAAGCATTTTCATTTGCGACTGGTGCGAGAGGCATGCCGCGAACGGTCGTTGCTATTGCGAACGGTCGCTCCGCATATTATTCGGCCCGTGAGATTTGTGTTGCCGTTTTATGCCGGTGGCCGCACCCCACGGTGGTTGGCCGCACTTGGGCTAGCGCTCTACGACCTGTTGGCGATACCACGCGGAATCGGGCGATTTCATTTTCTCTCCGCGCGCGAAGTGACACAGGCGGAGCCCGCGCTGGACAAGGCGAACCTGGTCGGCGGGCTGAGCTATTGGGATTGCGCCGGCCTCGATTTTCGATTGGTGATCGATACGCTCAAATCGGCGGAAGCGGCCGGCGCGCACCTGCTCAACTATTGCGAGTTGCAACACCTGCAGCGCGCGCAAAGCGGGTTCGAAGTTGGCGTCCGCGATGTTCCGACTGGCAAAAAGTTGAAACTGCGCAGCCGCACAATCGTCAACGCGGCGGGGCCCTGGGCCGACGATGTGCAGTTTCGCTGCGGCGCCGCACAGCGGTTTGGCATGCGCAATTCGGCCGGCGTGCATCTGATGTTCTCGCGCCAGCGATTGCCCGTGAACGGCACGTTAGCCCTGGAGGTACCCGCCGATGGCAGGATGATCTATGCCGTTCCCTGGGGAGAAAACGTGCTAGTCGGCACGACTGACACCTTTTTTGACGGCGACCTCGATGCTCCAGTCGTGATGGCCGAAGCGGTGGACTACCTATTGGCAGCAGTGAACCGCTACCTGCCCCATGCGCAGGTCGCCGAGCAAGACATTTTGACTCGATTTATTGGCGTGCGGCCGCTGATCGGCAGCGATCGTGGCAAGAGCGAAGACCAAGCGCCTCGCGACGACAAGATTCTACTGCAAGCGGACGGAATGGTTTCGATCACCGGCGGCAAACTAACCACCTACCGGGCGATGGCGGAGAAGGTTGTTGATCTGTTGATTGACTCGTTCTTCCGTCAGCGCACGCTGGCGCCATGCGGCACCGCCAGTCCCATCTCTGGCGCAGCGCAACGACTGCCGAAGGACGCCTCACCACGCGTCGCGGCGCTGTGGGAGCGGTATGGATCGAACGCCTGGCGAATTGACGAACTGATTGAGAATTCGCCCGAGCTGGGGCAACCCATCGTTGAGGGCGCGCCCTTTGTCTGGGGAGAGGCGGTGTACGCCTTGCACCATGAATACGTGTTGCGGCCGGAAGACTTGATCGAGCGCCGCTTGGGCGCGTTCGTGCTCGCGCCGCAACGGGCGCTGCGCGACGCAATTGGCCCCTGGTTCGAATCGCAAGTAAACTCGCGCACGACCGAGGAGTCGCCAGCATGAAGCGCGTGTTCATGTTCAACCCGAGGGCGGGGGGCGGGATTTCGGCGCGAAGATTGCGCGAGATCGAACGCTATTTTCTTGACCGCACGGGCTCGTTCGACGTAATCCGTTGCGAGAGTCGCGACGACCTCACTCGCCGGACACGCGATGCGCTGCTGGGGGGCGCCGAGCAGATAGTGGCGATCGGCGGCGATGGGACGATGAACGCGGCGGCAAACGGCTTCTTTGAGCAGGGGCGGCCAGTGGCGCCGGCCGCTTGCTTGGCGGTGTCGCGCTTGGGTACCGGTTCGGATTATTTGAAGACCCTGGCGCCCGATCGAACCACGGACTGGCGCGAAGTGGCGCTCAACCCGGTCATGCGAGCGGTTGATGTGGGCGCCATCCGCACGCTGGACGATAGCCGGCCGCCAATGCACTTTTTGAATATCGCCAGCTTCGGCATGAGCGGCGAGATTGTGCGCCGCAAGCAGCAGATGCCGGGCTGGCTGCCGCGATCGCTCTGCTATTTGCTGCCGACGTTGGCAAGCCTGTTTGGCGCCCGACCGCGCTCGATTGAACTGGAATTGGACGGCCAATCGCTGCGGCGCGAAGCGCTGTGCCTGTTTGCCTCCAAGGGCATCTTTGCCGGTGGCGGCATGCGGTTTGGAGGAGGGGTGACGCTCGACGATGGACTATTCGACGTCATGCTCTTCACGTCGATGACCTCGCTGCAAATGTTGCTGAAGACGCCAAAACTGTATAGCGGCGACTACGCTGATGAACCTTCAATCGAGAAGCACACTGCCCGGTCGCTGCGTTTTCGCTCATCGGCGCCACTGACGGGGGAATGCGACGGCGAGTTGATCGGGGCCGGCGACTTTGAGATCACGCTCTCGCCGCGCGCTTTGCAGGTCTGCTGCCCGGCCACAACCGCTTGATGAGTGACTTAGCCGGTGAGAACGCTACGTCACGCGGGCCATCTTCTTGCGCAGTTCTTCAATAACTTCCCAGGGAACAAATCGCGCCAATTCGTCGTCGCCCGCCAGCGGCGTGATTTGCTTAATCAATGAACTGGAGACGTGCGAAAACTCTTCGTCCGCCATCAAAAACACAGTCTCCAGGCCGGGATCGAGTTGGCGATTGGCCATGGCCATCGTGAACTCGGCGGCGATGTCGGTGAGCGGGCGCACGCCGCGGATCATCACTCGGGATCGACATTCGCGGACAAAGTTCACCGCCAGCCCTGAGAATGTCCTGACTTCGACATTGGGGTAGCGCCTGGTGGTGCGACGAACCAGCGACACGCGCTCTTCCAGCGTAAAGAGCGGTTCTTTGCCGGCGTTGATCCCAATGCCGACGATCAGCGTGTCGACCAAGGAAGCGCTACGTTCGATGACGTTCAGATGCCCGAGCGTGATCGGATCGAACGAACCCGAATAGACAGCGATACGGGGATCGACTTGCGTCATGTGCGATACGTCAGCAGAATCGGACTTTGGATCAACGATGCCATCATGCCGCCTGCACTCACCGATTGCAAATGCGTCGCAGGCGGGCCGGGAGTTTGCGCATTATGCCAGAGACGCTACGCGCGGCGGTCATCGGTCGTACCGGTCGGGGCGACTATGGGCATGCCCTCGACACGGTTTGGCTGCGGGCGCCCAACGCCAAGCTGGTCGCCGTCGCCGACGACGGCAAGATGGGACTGGCGCAGGCGACGCGGCGACTGTCGGTGGAGCGCGGATACCTCGACTATCGTGAGATGCTCGACCGGGAGAAACCGCAGATTGTCAGCGTCGCCCCGCGGTGGATCGACGCGCATGCGGAGATGATCGTGGCCTGCGCCGAGCGCGGCATTCACGTGTTCACCGAAAAGCCGCTTTGCCGAACGCTGGCGGAGGCCGACGCGATTGTCACGGCGTGCGAACGCACCCACACCAAACTGGCCATCGCCTATCAAACCCGCTACAGCCCCAAATTGCCGGTCGTGGCAGGCCTGTTGCGAGCTGGCCGCATTGGCCGCGTGCTTGAGTACCGGGCGCGCGGCAAGGAGGACCAGCGCGGTGGGGGCGAGGATTTGTTTGTGCTTGGCGGACATTTATTCAATCTGATTCGCCACTTGGCGGGCGAGCCGAGTTGGTGCTTTGCCCAAGTGAGCGAGCAGGGGGAGTCCATCGCGCGGCAGCACGTACATGACGGCGCGGAAGGGATTGGACCGTTAGCTGGGGACTCGGTCGACGCAATGTATGGGCTTTCTGGCGATGCGACGGCGTACTTTGCCTCGCATCGTGGCGCCGCCGCGAAGCCTGCTCGGTTTGGAATTCAGATCTTTGGCACGGCCGGCATCTTGGAAATACAAACGGGCTGGATGCCGACGGTCCGGTTGCTGGAAGATTCCAGTTGGTCGCCAGGCCGCAGCGGGGCGAAGTGGCAGGAAGTGACATCCGCGGGAGTTGGCAAGCCAGAACCTATGCCGGCAGGTGGGCCAGAGGATGGCAACCTGGCCGCAATTGCCGACCTGATGGAGTCGATCGAAAACGATCGGCAACCATTGGCCAGTGTCTACGAGGCGCGCGGCGTTATGGAAATGATCGTGGCGCCGTTTGCCTCGGCGGTGCAGGGAGGGCGTGTCGCATTGCCATTGGCGGTGCGCGACAATCCCCTCACACGACTGTGAGGGGGCGACTATTTTTTAGCTGTCGTGCCGACGGTAGCGCTTGGCGAGCCGATCGGGGGAGACACCCAACCGCTCGGCCACGATGAATGACCAATTACGCAGTGTTTGGCGAACCACGCCGTGCCTCAGCCAGCGCCGCGCGCTCACGTTTAGTGGTCCAGGCAACAGCACCAGTTTGCCGACTCGCCGCGCCGCACGACTCAGCAGCAGGTCTTCCATCAAATCCACTTCTGGAAAGCCTCCCAGCCGCTCAAATACCTCGCGCCGGAAGAAGAGACCTTGATCGCCAAAGGGCAATCGCAGCACCCGCGCACGATAGGCGTTGCCAATTTCCAGTGCTCGAAACTTGAGGCCCGGTGCATCGATGCGCTGGCGGAACGCGCCGCCAATCACGGTCGCATCGCTCAGCGCTAGCGCGATCTGCTCGTGCGCCGCGGGCTGAAGCCAAGTGTCGGCGTGTACGAACAAGAGTGTGTCGCCATCCGCATGCCGCGCCGCGGCGTTCTGCTGGCGCGCTCGGCCGGGCGCGGTGGTCACGATGCGGCACCCCGCTTCGGCCGCCAACGCGACCGTGTTGTCGTCACTGCCGCCATCGGCGATCGTCACGTCGCTGGGGAGTAGCGACCATGCGCGGCGGACGGCCTCCGCGACGTGTCGCGATTCGTTCAGCGTCGGAATAATGATCGAAAGTCGCACGGCAAGCGATGGTTGCGCGGGGGGGCTCGAAGCGCAAAAAAATACCGCCCCAGTTCGCGCCTGGAAAGGTCGTGAACTGGGACGGTGTGTGGAAAGCTTTGAGAACCGAATCGCCTAGCGACCCATGACCGCTTCGGTGGGCTTTGGTTCCGTTGCCTGCTGCGGTTGTTCCGCGACCGACTCCGCCGGCGGAGTGAGAAAGCTGTCAAGCGCTTCCAGGCTCTGAGCGCCGGTCAATTGGCGGCGCATCCAGCCTTCTTTGGTTTTCCGGTACATAATCAGTTGCGGGATCGATCCGCCACGCATGAGTTGGCGGGCAACGCCCGGCTCATGATCGCTGTTGACGGTTGCAAACGCCACGCGATTCAGCAGGCCTTGGCGTTTCGCCTGCGGGATTACATTCTGCTTCATCTGCTGACATGCGGGGCACCAATCGGCGCCGACCAAGACAACCAGCGGCCGACCCGTTTCCAGGGTTTGCTTGTGGGCCGCGGCGTAAGTGTTCACATCCGCGGCAACGATCGAGGTCTGCAAGAGCAGAGCGACAGTGACTCCTAACACTACCAAGTCTCCTTAGGGTGAAACGATTGCCCCATCCATGGCCGATGGAAGTCGGCCGACAGGTGAGCATTAGCTGTGGTGGGAAGCCCGTGCGGTTTACTGGCGTATGGCGGGTGTGATGCCGGTTGTGCCGCTGGTCGGCTAATGCGACCCCAAAGCACGGGCTTAAAGGAGAACTCAGTCTAACGATGATGCTCCGCTGGACAACCTAAAAAGGTTAAAAATGAGAAAGTTGCCCTAACTACAGAACAGGCAAAGAGTTTGCGGATTACGTGGAGATTGAGAGCGTAATAATGAAGGGATCGACATCAATTAGGCGTCGCGCGTCAGGCCCGCTATAATCACCGCACAGTGCTTGTCTTTCGCATCGTAACCACCGATGAGCACTTGATTTCTGCGATTGGTTCTTGGCTGCGATGGAATGAAGCTGCGCGTCGGTCTCGTTGGTTTGGGAAGTGATTGGGAGTCTCGCTACCGGCCGGCGCTGCGCGCTTTGAGCGATCGCTTCGAAGTGCGCGCCGTATGTGAGCAGGTGGCGCATCGCGCGGCGCAGGCCGCGCGCGAGTTCAACGCGGACCAGATTGATGGATTTCGCGCGTTGTCGCGGCGCGAGGACATCGACGCCGTCTTGATGCTGTCGCGCCAGTGGTACGGCTCATTGCCGATCCTAGCAGCGTGCGACGCGGGCAAAGCGGTCTACACCGCAGCGGGGCTTGAGCTCGACGAAACGATGGCGCTCAAGATCAAACAGCGCGTGGAACGAGCGGGCATCGCGTTCATGGCCGAGTTTCCCTGTCGACAGGCTGCGGCCACGATTCGCCTCAAGGAGTTGATCGCCACGCGGCTTGGCGCGCCCAGGCTCCTGTTTTGTCATCGACGCAAACCCGCCGAAGGCAGCGCCGATTCGCGCCTGGGCGTCCATGCGGATCGACTCGGAGATTTGATCGAGTTGGTCGACTGGTGCCGCTACGTGGTTGGCGCCGAGCCGAGCGCGGTGTTTGGCGTGCTGCACCGCGCTTCGAATCCGCCGAGCGAAGAAGCTCCTGAACTGCCTTGCGAAGACTACCAGATGATGAGTCTGGAATTCTCACCGTCTGGGCAATTCGGCGCGGGCCCGCTGGCTCAGATTAGTTGCGGTCGTTACGTACCAGCGAATTGGTCGGAAGCGGTGGCGTTTCGTCCGCCAGCGGCCTTGCAAGTGGCATGTGAAAACGGCATCGCCTTTATTGACTTGCCGTCGACGTTGATCTGGTTTGACAACGCCGGTCGCCATCAGGAATCGCTCGATAGCGAGCGCCCGCTGGGAGAGCAATTGCTCTCGCTCTTTTACCGATCGGTGACGAGCCTCGTTCGCAATACGGCCAGTCTTGAGGACGCCTATCGCGCCCTGGATGTGGTGATTAAGGCGCGACAAAGCTTTGAAGAAGGACGGCGCATCCCGATCGTCGTGTGAGGCGCCCGCCTAGGCCGAGCGTCTCAGGGATTCGAACGCGCGCGATTACGCCAAGATTTTGCCTAGCTGATCGCGGATTGCGGTTTCAATCTGCCCTTTGAACAGCATGGCGGCGATGGGCAGCGAGCCGTCGATTCTCACTTCGCCCGCGGCGACCTCAATTTTGCCCGAGGTCTTAAAGCCCATGGCGCTGAAACTAAAATCGCCGGAGTTCTCTCCCCAGTTCTCCTGCAGATTGTTGATCTGGCCGCCGTATTTTTCTTTGACGCGCTCGAGCAGCGTCTTGAGCCGCGCCGCAGCTTCGTCTTGGCCCAGTTCGTGCGGCACCACTACTTTCATTGACGGCATTGCTTGGACTCCGAGCTAAATAGGCGTGGCCCCAACAACATCAGAATACCGGCCGCGACTTGGTACGACCAGTCGAACCATTGGCAAAATGAAACCCCGTCACGCAGTGCGTTGACGGAGTTGAACCCAAGGACCGCGGGCCGCTCAAAATCCGCGCCGCATGACGACTTCTTCCAGCTCATAGCGGCGAATTTTGCGATCCAGCGTCGACCGCTCAATACCTAGGATTGTGGCGGTTTGGCTCTTGTTCCAACTCGTCGCGCGCAATGTCGCCAGGATATGGCGGCGCTCCATTTCGGCCAGCGACATCGGCACATGCTCATCGGGCGTGACGGCCGCGACCTCGGCGGTGTCGCCAGCGGTCGGCAATTTGGAAAGCATCAGATCGTCGGCGTCGATCACATCGTCGCGCGCCAGCAGCACGGCGCGCTCGACGACGTTCTTCATTTCGCGCACGTTGCCTGGCCAGCGATAGCGGAGCATCTGCTCCATGGCAGCCTGGGTGAATCCGCGGATGCGCCGGCCGGTCTCTTCGTTAAAGCGTTGCAAAAAGAAACGAGCCAATTCTGGAATGTCGGCGGGACGCTTGCGCAGCGGCGGGACGTAGATTTCGAGCACGGCCAATCGGAAGTACAGATCGCGGCGGAATCGATTCTCGGTGACTTCCTTTTCCAGATCGCGGTTGGTGGCGGCAATCACGCGCACGTCGACTTTGACCTGCTCGCTGCCGCCCACCCGTTCAAAAGAATGCCCTTCCAGCACGCGCAAGAATTTGGCCTGAATCGTCGGACTCATCTCGCCAATTTCGTCGAGCATCAGCGTGCCTTGATGCGCCGACTCGAACTTGCCGATCTTGCGATCCGTGGCGCCCGTGAACGCTCCCTTTTCGTGGCCAAAAAGCTCGCTCTCCAGCAGCGACTCGGTCAATGCGGCGCAATTCAGGCAGACAAAGACGTTTTTGCTGCGCGGACTGGAATAATGCACCGCGCGGGCGACCAGTTCCTTGCCGACGCCGCTTTCGCCTCGTATCAGCACAGTAGCCTTACTGGGGGCGGCGCGGGCAATTTCCTGCATGATGCGGCCGACCGCTTCGCTCTTGCCAACGATGTCGCTTTGGACGCCGAGTTTTTGACGGAGCTGAAAGTTTTCGTCGCGAACCTGAATCAGGTTTTGCGCCAGTTCTTGCCGACGGCTGGTGTTGGCAATTGCCACCGCCAAGGTCTCGGCGACGGCCAGGCTATATTCCAAATCGTCCGGATCGAGCACCAAGTCGGGGCTGGTCGAATACAGATGCACCATGCCCAGCACGCGATTGCCGTGTCGCACCGGCGCGCAGATCACGCTGGTGGCGTAGATTTCGCCTTTACTGTCACGACTGGTCACGGCACTGTCGCCCAGAATATTGCGCGCCAGCACCGCTTCGCCATCACGCAATACGGTGGTGGCCAGAAAGGAAGAGACGCGATGGTAGGGAGTGTCGCCGTTGCCGCGCGACGCCATTACTTCAAGTTGCGGCTCCTTGGGGTCGCCCACATAATCGCGCGGCAATAACAAAACCGCGCCCGTGTCGGCATGCGTCCCTTCGAAGATGCCGCCCAGCGCCAAATTCGCGATGCCATTGAGATCAGGCGTCTTCGCCATTTCGAAGGCCAAGCGGCACAACTTGGCAGACGCCTTGCCAATTCGCGAAATGCCGCTTTCTTCGTCACTGTGTTCGGCGCGCGGCGCCAAGAACTTGGTCTGGCCTTTGCGATGCGTGATTGTGGTGGGCTCGTGGGCCGCCAACACGCTTGAGTCGTATGTTTGATCGTCTTCTCCAGCGACCGCCGCGCCATCCACTTGCGTCAAACCGCTGGAATCGGGGAAGGCCTTCGACAGATCGGTGACAAAGGCCATTTGCGATCGGCCGATGCGCACCACCTCGCCCGGCGTCAGGGCATAATCCCCCTTGATCTGCCGCTCGGCGACAAAGGTGCCGTTGCGACTCTCCAAGTCGCGAAGTTTCCATTGGCCATCGGCCATGAAGACTTCAGCGTGACAGCGGCTACAGCGTTCGTCTTTGAGGACGATCTGGTTGATCGGCGAACGACCGATGGTCGCCGTCTGTCCCGGAATTAACCGAAAGACATCGGTCCACTTGGAGCCCTCGCGAATAACCAAATACGCTAACATCGCGTCAGAATAGGACGTTGAACTGCAAAACCGCTGGCTGCCAGTAGATGGGACGTGGTGCGGTGGCAGCGGGAATACCTAGTTTACCTTATCTTGGCCCGTTTCGCCCCGGCAAGGGGAGCCGGAACCCAGAAAATGCGGTTCCGAGACGAACGATTCGTTGCCCTGGCTGTAGGGCCGGGTTAGTCTTAAACACAGGCCCCGAAATGGCCTGTGCTGCCGATTGTTCGCGCGGGCTTGCGAATCTGCCGACGCTCATTCAAGGAACGGGATTGTATGTCAAATTACCCCACTCGCGTTGCGAGACATATTCGTATCGCATTGTGCGTGCTTGCCGTCGTTGCGACTGCATCGAGCGCGTTTGCCCAAGGCGGCGGGGGTGGTGGGGGCGGCGGCGGAAACGGCGGTGGAGGTAATGGAGGCGGAAGCAATAACGGCGGCGGCAGTGTCTTCGGAGGCGGATTTTTCGTTAACCCGGTCGGCGGCGTCGCCATCAACGCCGATGGCGTTGTTCAGAACGTCGAGGTCGATCAGCTGGCGCGATTGGCGCGAGAACGCATGTCGGCCTTGGCCGAATTGCCCGCCGATTTGAACCAAGCCAGTCCACTGCGCAAGGTGTCGCTCAAGCGCTTGCAGGCCGCCATCCAAAAGCGACTGAACGATGGCGCGCCGCTAACCCAGGACATCTTTTGTCTCGCCGGTTTGCAGGAGATTCGCTATGTCTTCTTGTACCCCGAGCAAAACGATATTGTGCTGGCGGGTTTCGGCGAGGGCTGGCGGAGCGATGAATTAGGCAACTTGGTCGGCGTCACCACGGGTCGCCCCGTCTTGATGCTGGACGATCTCTTGGTGGCGCTCCGTTCGGCGGACGCCGCCGGCAAGACAGGAATTAGCTGCTCCATTGATCCGACGCAGGAAGGATTGAATCGCCTCAGCCAGTTCTTGAGTCAGCAGACAACGATTGGCCCCAATCCCAATGCGACCATCAGCGGCATCGAAGAGAGCCTGGGACCACAGACCGTGACCATCCAAGGCGTGCCCGCCACGAGCCATTTTGCGCAAGTTTTGGTGGCCGCCGACTATCGCATGAAGCGGCTGGCGATGAACTTTGAAGCCGCGCCGGTGCGCGGCCTCGGCAGTTATTTGGCGATGAACAGCGGTCGCGGCGGCAGCATGATGCCGCGCTGGTGGCTGGAACCCGATGTCGATCCCTTGGTGAAGTCGCCCGATGGGCTCGCCTGGGAATTGAAAGCCATGCGCGTGAAGGCCATGACGGAAGATGATTTTCTGGCCGCCAATGGACAGCGGCAACAGTCTGGCAAGGCCAGCGCCAATGCCCAGCGCTGGGCCAACAACATGACGAAGCACTACGAAGAACTGTCGACGCGATTGCCCATCTTCGCGGAGCTTAAGAATGTCATGAATCTGGCCGTGATCTCCGCGTTGATCGCCAGGGAAAACCTCGCCGATCGGGCAGACTGCCCGCTGCCCATGTTGATGGACGCGGCGGCGCTACGAGTGGCCGAACTGGACGCGCCGCGCCAAGTGCCGTCGCAGGCATCGTTCATCAAGAAGGGGAGCAACTGGATTATTAGCGCGTCGGGCGGCGTGTTGATCAATTCATGGGCTATGGCGGCCCGTTCCCAGGCCGACGCGGACAACACACTCGCCCCCAAACGAGCGCAGGCGGCCAGCGACAGCGACCGCTGGTGGTGGAACTAGTCTCCGGCCGCCCCTGCGCGTTGAGCGGCATTGCCAAGCGCCCTGCGTAGGATAAACGCATGATGCTGGCGCGTCGTCATCGCTCGGGCGAACTGAAAACGTCGAGAAGCACATGTCCTTGATTCAATTGTCGCTCAAGCACGGCACTTCAGTCGCCGAGGCCCGCGATCATTTGGCTCG
It contains:
- a CDS encoding FAD-binding oxidoreductase, with the protein product MNHDRAADARRKMKWWGWGAPEHRYPLTHMPGALEYLRRRLGIEALREFEPPAIEAAQMPASQASPDLIRKLSALVGAEHCRTGHRERVLHSVGKGYKDLIRLRSLRLPLATDAVVYPQTAEQVADILALCRAERVAVIPFGGGSCVVSGLDAERGNQHAVISLDLAFLNRLLTIDESSLTATLEAGCFGPELEAALRERGFTLGHFPQSFEYSTLGGWIAMRSSGQNSLGYGGIDRLVESIVAVTPIGEIRTLSVPRRADGPDVNQVLLGSEGTLGVITAATVKIRRLPKARDYFMFVFKSFTSAIDACRELVQAGGRPALLRISDEEETQGTLAMGQTAASGMKQVKRRAAQWLLEQRGFRPPALCTVLVGLEGETDAIAIERRQIRRHLQQRGGFYLGKSPGERWLASRFELPYLRDELIYNDLLIDTLETATTWSQLHLVYDAVRKAISEAAMAQGHPLMVYCHVSHFYPDGASLYFTLLGRQDSADPIAQWLRIKTAANEAIRRHGAAISHHHGVGLDHREHTGRGEVEQAMLAQLKRTLDPDDIMNPGKLL
- a CDS encoding glycerol-3-phosphate dehydrogenase/oxidase, whose protein sequence is MNDRRQRIFDLWPSHEYDVLVVGGGITGAGIARDAALRGLRCAVIDKGDFASGTSSKSGKLVHGGARYLKHFHLRLVREACRERSLLLRTVAPHIIRPVRFVLPFYAGGRTPRWLAALGLALYDLLAIPRGIGRFHFLSAREVTQAEPALDKANLVGGLSYWDCAGLDFRLVIDTLKSAEAAGAHLLNYCELQHLQRAQSGFEVGVRDVPTGKKLKLRSRTIVNAAGPWADDVQFRCGAAQRFGMRNSAGVHLMFSRQRLPVNGTLALEVPADGRMIYAVPWGENVLVGTTDTFFDGDLDAPVVMAEAVDYLLAAVNRYLPHAQVAEQDILTRFIGVRPLIGSDRGKSEDQAPRDDKILLQADGMVSITGGKLTTYRAMAEKVVDLLIDSFFRQRTLAPCGTASPISGAAQRLPKDASPRVAALWERYGSNAWRIDELIENSPELGQPIVEGAPFVWGEAVYALHHEYVLRPEDLIERRLGAFVLAPQRALRDAIGPWFESQVNSRTTEESPA
- the coaD gene encoding pantetheine-phosphate adenylyltransferase, with the protein product MTQVDPRIAVYSGSFDPITLGHLNVIERSASLVDTLIVGIGINAGKEPLFTLEERVSLVRRTTRRYPNVEVRTFSGLAVNFVRECRSRVMIRGVRPLTDIAAEFTMAMANRQLDPGLETVFLMADEEFSHVSSSLIKQITPLAGDDELARFVPWEVIEELRKKMARVT
- a CDS encoding Gfo/Idh/MocA family oxidoreductase, which translates into the protein MPETLRAAVIGRTGRGDYGHALDTVWLRAPNAKLVAVADDGKMGLAQATRRLSVERGYLDYREMLDREKPQIVSVAPRWIDAHAEMIVACAERGIHVFTEKPLCRTLAEADAIVTACERTHTKLAIAYQTRYSPKLPVVAGLLRAGRIGRVLEYRARGKEDQRGGGEDLFVLGGHLFNLIRHLAGEPSWCFAQVSEQGESIARQHVHDGAEGIGPLAGDSVDAMYGLSGDATAYFASHRGAAAKPARFGIQIFGTAGILEIQTGWMPTVRLLEDSSWSPGRSGAKWQEVTSAGVGKPEPMPAGGPEDGNLAAIADLMESIENDRQPLASVYEARGVMEMIVAPFASAVQGGRVALPLAVRDNPLTRL
- a CDS encoding TIGR04283 family arsenosugar biosynthesis glycosyltransferase, yielding MRLSIIIPTLNESRHVAEAVRRAWSLLPSDVTIADGGSDDNTVALAAEAGCRIVTTAPGRARQQNAAARHADGDTLLFVHADTWLQPAAHEQIALALSDATVIGGAFRQRIDAPGLKFRALEIGNAYRARVLRLPFGDQGLFFRREVFERLGGFPEVDLMEDLLLSRAARRVGKLVLLPGPLNVSARRWLRHGVVRQTLRNWSFIVAERLGVSPDRLAKRYRRHDS
- a CDS encoding thioredoxin family protein, which encodes MLGVTVALLLQTSIVAADVNTYAAAHKQTLETGRPLVVLVGADWCPACQQMKQNVIPQAKRQGLLNRVAFATVNSDHEPGVARQLMRGGSIPQLIMYRKTKEGWMRRQLTGAQSLEALDSFLTPPAESVAEQPQQATEPKPTEAVMGR